aaccaaaaccaaattcACCATTAACAAAACCAATACTTACAGCGAAAATAAACGAGTAAAATCCATCTGATCTAAACTCCATCTTGCCAGAAGCTTCAAAAACTCTTTCCTTATCTTTAACAGAGTTTCTAAGAAGACACACCAATGATTCCCACATATTCCTGTTCAATGAATCACCCACAAAAATCAACCTCTTACCTCTCAATACTTCCAACATCATTTCTCCATCAAACCTGCAATTtaacaaacattattattattactacaaAACAATTAACACTCACACTAACCTACCTACTTACTTACTTACCTTGGAATGTTACAACCTTTCGGTTTCCACTTGAAACTCTCATAGCCGAATTCAGGTCTTCCATTGTGAAAACAATCAAACGGTTCATCAATATGAGGACAAGTTCCAGGTTCATACAAAGGATATGAATGATCCTTAATCCAATGTCCATCAAAGAAATCACAGTGTTGAAGTTCATTCAATGAAGCCTCGCTCATGTTTAACTCCTTCATCAAATCAGTCCAATTCCTTAACGGACTGAACATCACTATTTCCGATCGATCTACATGAGAATTGTCGTTATTATTACCTTCCGTTGACGATCCATTATTAAAACCTCCTCCATGAGAATCATCAGGTGAATATTGCATAGAAAATACTTCAGATCCAGGTGATTGAGTCAGTTGAGAAGAAGCGGTTGAGACGTTAGGGAAGAAACGAGAGAAAACAACGGAGAAATGTGATTGAGTCAGGTCGATGTTTCTGAACCAGGTGGAAGGATTGTTCGTAGGACTGTTGACAATGAAGAAGACGCCACAGGTGAAGACGATGATAGCAAATCCGAATGCGATAACAATGACGATCCGGATTGAGGTACTCTTTGAAAGCGCCGTTCGCTTTGGCGTCACCTGTTTCAATATTTCCGACAGTAAAGTCGGAGAATCTGTCATGATGAATAGAAGTTTGACCTAACGtggaaattgaagaagaaatgcAGAAACTGGAAAtctgtagagagagaaagaagagaaccatgaggaagaagaagaagaagaaggagaaagaagaggaagagaaatgaCGATTGCCGCCAATGCCAACGGCTGAGATTCTTTCTCTTCTACCACCTAAACTTTCTCTAACATGTCAAATTAGttctagttttttattatttgtttgaatttatccATTAACTTgtataatcaaaatcaaagttatttaaattagtgattatttataaatttgttaaattaaaagttaattttaaaataataagtattttatatgtaaatatgtataaaattaatttaaaaaataataaaaaacatatactAAAAAGATA
This is a stretch of genomic DNA from Impatiens glandulifera chromosome 4, dImpGla2.1, whole genome shotgun sequence. It encodes these proteins:
- the LOC124935946 gene encoding protein trichome birefringence-like; translation: MTDSPTLLSEILKQVTPKRTALSKSTSIRIVIVIAFGFAIIVFTCGVFFIVNSPTNNPSTWFRNIDLTQSHFSVVFSRFFPNVSTASSQLTQSPGSEVFSMQYSPDDSHGGGFNNGSSTEGNNNDNSHVDRSEIVMFSPLRNWTDLMKELNMSEASLNELQHCDFFDGHWIKDHSYPLYEPGTCPHIDEPFDCFHNGRPEFGYESFKWKPKGCNIPRFDGEMMLEVLRGKRLIFVGDSLNRNMWESLVCLLRNSVKDKERVFEASGKMEFRSDGFYSFIFADYNVSVEFVRSIFLVQEWEMADKSGSKKETLRLDLIESTVDCYKTADVLIFNTGHWWTHEKTSEGKGYYQEGSHVYSELDVAEAFRKAMTTWSRWIDANLNPNTTQVFFRGYSLSHFSGGQWNSGGQCDNETQPIKDEKYLLEYPPLPIISMLERVMMGMKTPVFYMNITRMSDFRKDAHPSIYAKANLTDEERRSPDTYQDCSHWCLPGVPDSWNEILFTQLLIKHIMQLKQQ